Proteins encoded by one window of Cyclobacteriaceae bacterium:
- a CDS encoding serine hydrolase domain-containing protein — protein MEKKILFNPLEKPLLAAIGVFIAALLLTQSLTYQQYLINKKAEQEIVSAELGAVQNKLTTALSNSLGATKTLAFMGGGIYSTTEDLVRWGKLLYSGQVLSAPSMSLMLDGVPAKLGPNSKYGLGVIIRQTPMGTAYGHSGFFPGFLTELIYFPEHRVCIALQTNSSDFKNLKLGLYRIALTVTEQLVKK, from the coding sequence ATGGAAAAAAAAATTCTCTTTAATCCGCTGGAAAAGCCTTTGCTGGCAGCCATTGGTGTATTCATTGCGGCATTATTACTTACACAAAGCCTTACCTATCAGCAATACCTGATTAATAAAAAAGCCGAGCAAGAAATTGTTTCCGCTGAACTTGGCGCGGTACAAAACAAACTAACCACAGCATTAAGCAATAGCCTTGGGGCAACTAAAACCCTTGCCTTTATGGGTGGTGGTATTTACTCAACCACCGAAGACCTGGTGCGTTGGGGGAAATTATTGTATAGCGGTCAGGTACTTAGTGCACCCTCTATGTCGTTGATGTTGGATGGTGTACCTGCTAAACTCGGACCGAATTCAAAATACGGGCTGGGTGTTATCATCAGGCAAACCCCTATGGGCACGGCATATGGCCACAGCGGATTTTTTCCGGGGTTCCTTACTGAGCTCATCTATTTCCCGGAACACCGCGTGTGCATAGCCCTTCAAACGAATAGCAGCGATTTTAAAAACTTAAAACTTGGTTTATACCGGATTGCATTAACCGTTACCGAGCAGCTTGTTAAAAAATGA
- a CDS encoding serine/threonine-protein kinase, with the protein MRYSFELLEKLYAECLDKSEGERLIFIEESCSDNPELKQTLIRMLSVDEGADDFFDLFQKTIAGSMLGTRNPELESGSQVGKYTIKKLIGRGGMSNVYLAERSDGEFEQLVAVKCLPHGQKHIALNKAEQQLLAKLQHPGIATLYDAGKTTAGISYFVMEYIDGKPIDDYVEQHDLTTRDRLDLFLQVTKAVSYAHRHLILHLDLKASNILVTETGQVKLLDFGIATALQEEVPQANFFLGTPQIAAPEQMSNTPLTLATDVYQLGILLHKLLTGKFPGQPEESDQGITRADLSHWVDQERRAIDSIQFELRAIINRCLEKNSLNRYANVDELADDIENFRHHRPVAAVNGGRGYRFNRFIKRNRVAALSAMLVFTSLVVGTMVSLWQAYEAREQRDLAIRNEQVSAATKNFLIDLFMAAHPSKSKGDTLTVFQFLDLGYERSSTYDGSPEIKLDMLTTFGKLYRSLGDYQKSSAVLDSAFDFAREAELPVSVSYIQAIEQLALYQRDVGNYDSAQTLLNHVLRLYDEIQYPKQDSVYTTSLKYLAFVVKLKDEPDSAIRLIEQVIALEESIWPEANNLKLAESYYILGTIYKDQKEYEKSIAQISQSLAICQSVMGEYYPGTLANFNLLATLHNQAGQHDQALQYALRTPAIAVKLFGEWHSETGTTMANLGKLLLDLDQYDSAYKYLSRAHQIREKIFSGKAHVHTMISLNNLINLFHLTGQIDSASLYLEKGLMMSRSERIQDRQRVVTYRLAGEIFKSRGQYDSALRYYQRSLTLSQDNMIQDDDPRLTYLRSKIQETDSLRSTAIAP; encoded by the coding sequence ATGAGGTACTCATTTGAACTGCTCGAAAAGCTTTATGCCGAATGTCTTGACAAATCGGAAGGGGAGCGCCTGATATTCATTGAGGAATCTTGTTCTGATAATCCGGAATTAAAACAAACCCTTATCCGGATGTTAAGCGTGGATGAAGGCGCTGATGATTTTTTTGATCTTTTTCAGAAAACAATAGCGGGTTCAATGCTTGGCACAAGAAACCCAGAGTTAGAGTCAGGAAGCCAGGTAGGCAAGTACACCATTAAAAAGTTAATTGGCAGGGGCGGCATGAGCAACGTGTACCTGGCTGAGCGATCGGATGGAGAATTTGAGCAGTTGGTTGCCGTAAAGTGTTTGCCACATGGTCAGAAACATATCGCGCTGAATAAAGCGGAGCAGCAATTGCTTGCCAAGCTTCAGCATCCGGGTATTGCTACCTTGTACGATGCCGGTAAAACAACAGCGGGAATTTCTTATTTTGTTATGGAGTATATCGATGGCAAGCCCATCGATGATTATGTTGAACAACACGACCTGACAACCCGCGATCGGCTTGATTTATTTCTACAGGTTACCAAAGCTGTGTCGTATGCACATCGGCACCTTATTCTCCATCTTGACTTGAAGGCTTCAAATATTTTAGTCACAGAAACAGGTCAGGTTAAGTTGCTCGATTTTGGCATTGCCACAGCATTGCAAGAAGAAGTGCCTCAGGCAAATTTTTTTCTTGGAACGCCTCAAATTGCCGCGCCCGAGCAAATGTCCAATACACCGCTTACCTTGGCAACCGATGTGTATCAGCTGGGCATATTGTTGCACAAACTGTTAACTGGGAAATTTCCAGGTCAACCGGAAGAATCTGATCAGGGCATAACCCGGGCGGATTTATCTCACTGGGTTGATCAGGAACGAAGAGCGATAGACTCCATTCAATTTGAACTTCGGGCCATTATTAACCGATGCCTTGAGAAAAATTCATTGAACCGGTATGCCAATGTTGATGAATTGGCTGATGACATTGAGAATTTTAGGCATCACCGACCGGTAGCTGCGGTTAATGGTGGGCGAGGGTATAGGTTTAATCGTTTTATAAAAAGAAATCGTGTAGCTGCACTAAGTGCCATGCTGGTGTTTACATCATTAGTAGTTGGAACGATGGTCAGCTTATGGCAAGCCTATGAAGCGCGTGAACAGCGCGATCTCGCCATTCGGAACGAACAAGTATCTGCAGCAACCAAAAATTTTCTTATTGATTTATTCATGGCTGCGCATCCCAGTAAATCGAAAGGTGATACCCTCACGGTTTTTCAATTTCTTGATTTGGGTTACGAACGTTCTTCGACTTATGATGGATCGCCCGAAATAAAGCTCGATATGCTGACTACATTTGGTAAGCTTTACCGTTCGCTAGGCGATTATCAGAAATCAAGTGCTGTGTTGGACAGTGCATTTGATTTTGCCCGCGAAGCCGAATTGCCGGTTTCGGTTTCGTACATACAAGCCATAGAGCAGTTAGCACTTTACCAACGCGATGTGGGTAACTATGACTCAGCACAAACGCTGTTGAATCATGTGCTTCGCTTATATGATGAGATTCAGTATCCAAAGCAGGATAGTGTATACACCACTTCTTTAAAATACCTGGCTTTTGTAGTAAAACTAAAAGACGAACCGGACAGTGCCATTAGACTAATTGAGCAAGTAATAGCGTTGGAAGAAAGCATCTGGCCTGAAGCCAACAATCTTAAGTTGGCCGAGAGCTATTACATACTTGGTACTATCTATAAAGATCAGAAGGAGTACGAAAAATCGATTGCGCAAATTTCCCAATCGCTAGCCATATGCCAATCGGTAATGGGTGAATATTATCCGGGTACGCTGGCCAATTTCAATTTACTGGCCACGCTTCATAATCAAGCTGGTCAGCACGATCAGGCCTTGCAATATGCGTTACGAACACCAGCAATTGCTGTAAAGCTTTTTGGTGAATGGCACAGTGAAACAGGCACCACTATGGCAAACCTCGGTAAATTGCTGTTAGATCTCGATCAATACGACAGTGCATACAAGTATCTATCAAGGGCTCATCAGATCAGAGAGAAGATTTTTTCTGGCAAAGCACATGTTCATACCATGATCTCTTTGAATAACCTGATTAATCTTTTCCATTTAACCGGACAAATTGATTCAGCGAGTTTATACCTGGAAAAGGGACTGATGATGAGTCGTTCTGAACGCATACAGGACCGCCAGCGGGTAGTCACCTATCGGTTAGCTGGTGAAATTTTTAAGAGTCGCGGCCAGTATGATTCAGCGTTACGGTACTACCAACGATCATTAACCTTGAGCCAGGATAATATGATACAGGATGACGATCCGCGTCTGACCTACTTGCGTTCGAAAATACAGGAAACAGATTCCTTGCGTTCAACTGCGATTGCTCCATAA
- a CDS encoding AsmA-like C-terminal region-containing protein, with product MTEQPTVKNLKGKRLKQLLALFILVPTLLFGILTALLYWKQDSVVQELVATLNEDFTGTLEVDDSHISPFANFPYISIDLDHVRIYEDKEKDDQPLVEVEDVYLGFDIWTLLKGTFEVKSLKFSNGTIKLIQHLDGTFNIGNALSKTKEIEDPGEEFHMDLKSIQLQNIDLLKINEANDLMLEFFINDAKSRFKDVEDHMLITLDSRFLLNIISGGDTTFVKHKHFEIHTQLDYDEVKHILTVQPSELRLERAYFKVDGSVDVDDDMNLDIRIEGNKPNFDLFLAFAPEELDPVFQRYENAGKIFFNASITGKAANGNNPRVTADFGCEDAFFNNKISSKRLDDLFFKGHFTTGDSGTVQTMEFHLLDFSAKPEAGTFSGNLKVKNFNSPEIDMQIRSEFQLDFLAQFLNITDLQDLKGEVALTMNFHDIVDLSRPERSIERLNESYFTELDVKNLSFTTPSFHLPIHDLDIKANMDGHKAIIDHFNLKVGDSDVQISASISDLPAILHHTADPVTATLLVKSNLLDIQQLTSGDTLRRKPVNEQIRDMSMKFKFNSSARAFTESPNLPVGEFFIEDLYAKLTHYPHTLHDFHADVFIDSSNFRIIDFTGMIDKSDFHFNGKLNNYDLWFLNQPLGDTKIEFNLTSDLLQLEDLFSYEGENYVPEDYRHEEFKQLKIHGFADLHFNKGLKSSDVYIDKLEAQMKVHPMRFEKFKGRIHYEEQHLLVKNFSGKLGKSEFTADLHYYSGTDNTIKKRDNHFSLKATHLDFDELFAYNPPPPNTTLTPQDHEDVFNIYDLPFTDMTFDFDIKRLNYHRYLIDDFFVKARTQKDHFIYIDSMSLKAAGGNIHLSGYMNGSDRNKIYFSPKMTVENVDLDQLLFKFENFGQDHLVSENLHGKLTGKITGKVHLHADMVPIIDDSEIQLAVEVRQGRLERYSALEALSDYFKDKNLSKVLFDTLRNQFELNNGTLSIPKMTINSSLGFIEISGKQDMSMNMEYYMRIPLKLVTQVGMAKLFGKKEDTSNQEDEIQYRDESKRIRFVNLKLTGTPDNYKISLGKDKSD from the coding sequence ATGACAGAGCAACCAACCGTTAAAAACCTAAAAGGCAAAAGACTTAAGCAATTACTTGCCTTATTCATTTTGGTTCCTACTCTTTTGTTTGGCATTCTTACCGCCTTGCTCTATTGGAAACAAGATTCCGTGGTTCAGGAATTAGTAGCTACACTGAACGAAGACTTTACGGGTACCCTGGAGGTTGACGACAGTCACATCTCCCCTTTTGCCAATTTCCCATACATCTCCATTGACCTGGATCATGTTCGTATTTATGAGGATAAAGAAAAAGACGATCAACCCCTTGTTGAAGTGGAAGATGTTTACCTCGGGTTTGATATCTGGACACTGCTCAAGGGTACATTCGAAGTAAAATCTCTAAAATTTTCCAATGGAACCATAAAGCTGATTCAACACCTGGATGGAACCTTTAACATTGGAAATGCCTTGAGTAAAACAAAAGAAATTGAAGATCCGGGAGAAGAGTTTCACATGGATCTAAAGAGCATTCAACTACAAAACATAGATCTGTTAAAAATTAATGAGGCTAATGATCTGATGCTTGAGTTTTTTATCAACGATGCCAAATCCAGGTTTAAAGATGTTGAAGATCACATGCTCATCACGCTTGATAGTCGATTTCTGTTGAATATTATTTCAGGCGGAGATACCACATTTGTTAAGCATAAGCATTTTGAAATACACACGCAGCTGGACTATGATGAAGTCAAGCATATCCTTACGGTGCAGCCTTCGGAGCTGCGATTGGAACGGGCATACTTCAAGGTAGATGGCTCCGTGGATGTGGATGATGACATGAATCTCGACATCCGGATTGAAGGCAACAAACCTAACTTCGATTTATTTCTGGCGTTTGCCCCGGAAGAACTTGATCCGGTTTTTCAGCGCTATGAAAATGCCGGAAAGATTTTCTTCAACGCATCTATTACAGGCAAAGCTGCCAACGGCAACAACCCACGCGTAACAGCTGACTTCGGTTGCGAAGATGCCTTCTTCAACAATAAAATCTCAAGCAAGCGTTTAGATGACCTGTTCTTTAAGGGACACTTCACTACCGGTGATTCGGGAACGGTACAGACAATGGAATTTCATTTACTGGATTTCTCAGCAAAACCAGAGGCAGGAACGTTCAGCGGTAATCTGAAAGTAAAGAATTTCAACTCTCCGGAAATTGACATGCAAATTCGTTCTGAATTTCAACTGGATTTTCTGGCGCAATTCCTGAACATAACCGATTTACAGGATTTGAAGGGTGAAGTTGCACTCACCATGAACTTTCATGACATCGTTGATTTATCCAGGCCGGAACGAAGCATTGAACGACTGAATGAATCCTACTTTACTGAATTGGATGTTAAAAACCTGAGTTTCACCACACCTTCGTTTCACTTACCCATACACGACCTGGATATTAAAGCCAACATGGATGGACACAAAGCCATCATTGATCACTTTAACCTGAAAGTGGGTGACTCAGACGTTCAAATCAGTGCAAGCATCAGTGATTTACCGGCCATTCTGCATCACACAGCCGACCCGGTAACGGCAACTTTGCTCGTAAAATCGAATTTGCTCGACATTCAGCAACTCACCTCGGGCGATACGCTTAGGCGCAAGCCGGTTAATGAGCAAATCCGCGACATGAGTATGAAATTCAAATTCAACAGTTCTGCACGGGCATTTACCGAATCGCCTAACCTGCCGGTGGGTGAATTCTTTATTGAGGATCTATATGCCAAACTCACACACTATCCACACACCCTGCACGACTTTCATGCCGATGTATTCATTGACTCCAGTAATTTCAGGATCATAGACTTCACCGGCATGATCGATAAGAGTGATTTTCATTTTAATGGTAAGCTCAATAATTACGACCTGTGGTTTTTAAATCAACCCTTAGGCGACACCAAAATTGAATTTAACCTCACCTCAGATTTACTGCAACTTGAAGACCTGTTTTCCTATGAAGGAGAAAATTACGTGCCTGAGGATTATCGTCATGAAGAATTTAAGCAGCTTAAAATTCATGGCTTTGCTGATTTGCATTTCAACAAAGGATTGAAATCATCGGATGTTTACATCGACAAGCTGGAAGCCCAAATGAAAGTACACCCTATGCGTTTTGAGAAGTTTAAAGGGCGCATACATTATGAGGAACAACACTTGTTGGTTAAAAACTTCAGTGGCAAATTGGGAAAAAGTGAATTCACGGCTGACCTCCATTATTACTCAGGCACAGACAATACCATTAAAAAGCGCGACAACCATTTTTCATTAAAAGCAACCCATCTGGATTTTGATGAGTTGTTTGCCTACAACCCCCCGCCTCCCAATACAACTCTTACGCCTCAAGATCATGAAGATGTCTTTAATATTTATGATCTTCCTTTCACGGATATGACATTTGACTTCGACATCAAGCGCCTGAATTACCACCGCTACCTGATTGACGATTTCTTTGTTAAAGCCCGAACACAGAAAGATCACTTCATCTATATTGATAGCATGTCGTTGAAAGCTGCTGGGGGAAACATTCATTTAAGCGGCTACATGAATGGCTCAGACCGGAACAAGATTTACTTTAGTCCAAAAATGACCGTTGAAAACGTTGACCTGGACCAACTACTCTTTAAGTTCGAGAACTTTGGTCAGGATCATTTGGTTTCTGAAAACCTTCACGGGAAGCTTACCGGGAAAATTACGGGCAAAGTTCACCTACATGCCGACATGGTGCCCATCATTGATGATTCAGAAATTCAGTTGGCTGTTGAAGTAAGACAAGGAAGACTTGAACGGTACAGCGCATTGGAGGCACTTTCAGATTATTTTAAGGACAAGAATCTATCAAAGGTTTTGTTCGATAC
- a CDS encoding DoxX family protein, protein MNRFQYSLVVLRVTMGIIFITHGIARLYHESVADFGTYLNSKGLLIGVPIAWAITIGEIISGGLLALGIKVRYCIIFHALIIASGLLMVHLPNGWFVVGHGSGGVEYSVLILAVLLVLFFIADNKR, encoded by the coding sequence ATGAACCGATTCCAATATTCTTTAGTGGTGCTTCGGGTTACCATGGGCATCATCTTTATTACCCATGGCATTGCACGCCTTTACCACGAATCGGTAGCTGATTTTGGAACCTATTTAAACAGTAAAGGTTTACTGATTGGTGTACCCATTGCCTGGGCGATCACCATAGGCGAAATTATCAGTGGCGGTTTACTGGCACTCGGAATTAAAGTACGCTATTGTATAATTTTCCACGCATTGATTATTGCTTCAGGATTGCTTATGGTTCACTTGCCAAACGGTTGGTTTGTGGTGGGCCATGGCAGTGGTGGTGTTGAATACAGTGTACTTATTTTGGCGGTATTGCTCGTGTTATTTTTTATAGCTGATAATAAACGATAA
- a CDS encoding ECF-type sigma factor — MQSTTVSDELTQYLIRIGEGDAEASRLAFPYIYTELQRVARSVRFQFHGVDTLNTTAIIHEAYLKLSNTDNRWQSSSHFYCVAAKAMRQVLLNAARAKNSDKRGGEVQHTSLDGLHDLITLSPETSEKLIDFEDLLQQLEQQDILYGRIVECRFFAGMSIDDTAEALQVSPATIKRKWQLARNWLYIHLS, encoded by the coding sequence ATGCAAAGTACTACTGTATCTGATGAACTCACACAATACTTAATCCGAATTGGAGAAGGTGATGCGGAGGCTTCACGGTTAGCGTTTCCTTATATTTATACAGAGTTGCAACGGGTTGCGAGAAGCGTCCGTTTTCAGTTTCATGGTGTTGATACATTAAACACCACAGCCATTATTCATGAGGCTTACCTGAAATTATCGAACACTGATAATCGCTGGCAAAGCAGTTCTCATTTTTATTGTGTGGCAGCCAAAGCCATGCGCCAGGTATTACTGAATGCCGCACGAGCTAAAAATTCAGACAAGCGTGGCGGAGAGGTGCAACATACTTCATTGGATGGACTTCATGATCTCATCACACTCTCTCCCGAAACAAGTGAGAAGTTAATCGACTTTGAAGATCTCCTTCAGCAACTCGAACAACAGGATATACTATATGGCCGGATAGTGGAATGCCGCTTTTTTGCCGGTATGAGTATTGATGATACTGCCGAAGCGTTGCAGGTTTCTCCGGCAACCATAAAACGCAAATGGCAACTCGCCAGAAACTGGCTTTACATTCACCTTTCCTGA
- a CDS encoding tetratricopeptide repeat protein yields MTSPINYSIAFVLVIFLSAEISFSQTEKSIVDNYRLALKQTLNDSIYQSTKLQGTMSMEKLSFPVVVYFRLPNTFRMEMQFQNLTFILMTNDSIKWEYNALEDKHSVTPVDEDESNKNGEDNNFDYANKTLLQYQELGYRLKLLGKVRLDSIEAYELELTKTKPRVKSRYYIGTRDNLLYKIIDEKGERIFSHYKIQQEFVFPLYIKDSGDDQPYEARFSNIEINLPLPDTLFEVPKHVLEMKANKTNQQNSLFDIADGFFKTKQYDSAVHYYTKIITEDAGNFRAHNSRGFTRLQQKEYYDAIADFSKALEIDPNHSNAYNNRGLAKYYLGDNTGAIKDYDKSLSLSPGIVTYKNKGTANMNMSQYEQAIADFDKALTLDPEDAEAHYKRGVSLAQLNRLEDALLEYNKALSLNLRSGELYNYKGVSEFRLEQYDSARNSFAIAVKLNPENTQYIENHGRALYKLHEYALATEQFASYLKLEADNSDIHNLIGLCKYHEENYKGAIKDFTKAIELKNNEAVYYDNRAAAKEMIEDYEGAIADYNESIRVYPNDASVFYKRGMIKIHTSRKLDGCLDLSTAKDMQYEPAKEAIMKNCN; encoded by the coding sequence ATGACTTCCCCCATTAATTATTCTATTGCTTTTGTCCTTGTCATTTTTCTTTCCGCAGAAATCAGTTTTTCACAAACAGAAAAGTCAATTGTAGATAATTATCGCCTTGCGCTTAAGCAAACACTAAACGACAGCATCTATCAATCAACCAAGTTGCAGGGTACCATGAGCATGGAAAAACTTTCATTTCCGGTGGTCGTGTATTTCAGGCTTCCCAATACCTTTCGCATGGAGATGCAGTTTCAAAACCTGACCTTTATACTAATGACAAATGACTCCATAAAATGGGAATACAATGCCCTGGAGGACAAACATAGCGTTACACCAGTTGACGAGGATGAAAGTAATAAAAATGGCGAGGACAACAATTTTGACTATGCCAACAAAACGCTTCTACAGTACCAGGAACTCGGCTACCGGTTGAAGTTGCTGGGGAAAGTAAGGCTAGATTCTATTGAAGCTTATGAACTGGAACTCACTAAAACAAAACCACGCGTAAAATCCCGTTATTACATCGGCACCAGAGACAACCTACTCTATAAAATTATAGACGAAAAGGGCGAACGCATTTTCAGTCATTACAAAATTCAGCAGGAATTTGTTTTTCCATTGTACATTAAGGATTCAGGAGATGATCAGCCTTACGAAGCCCGGTTTTCAAACATAGAAATCAATTTACCACTACCAGACACTCTCTTTGAGGTTCCAAAGCATGTGTTGGAAATGAAAGCCAACAAAACAAATCAACAAAACTCCTTATTCGATATAGCCGATGGGTTTTTTAAAACAAAGCAGTATGACAGTGCTGTGCATTACTATACCAAAATAATCACTGAAGATGCCGGTAATTTTCGCGCGCATAACTCGCGTGGTTTTACAAGGCTACAGCAAAAGGAATACTACGATGCCATTGCCGATTTTTCCAAAGCCCTTGAAATTGATCCCAATCATTCAAACGCATATAATAATCGCGGACTGGCTAAATACTACCTGGGCGACAATACTGGAGCCATTAAAGACTACGACAAATCGTTGAGTCTTAGCCCAGGTATAGTAACGTACAAAAACAAAGGAACAGCAAACATGAACATGAGCCAATACGAACAGGCGATCGCTGATTTTGATAAAGCGCTGACCCTTGACCCGGAAGATGCAGAAGCGCACTACAAGCGAGGTGTTTCGCTGGCACAGTTAAACCGGCTTGAGGATGCCCTGCTGGAATACAACAAAGCATTGTCCCTCAATTTGCGAAGCGGTGAATTGTACAATTATAAGGGCGTTTCAGAATTCAGGTTAGAGCAATACGATAGCGCCCGCAACAGCTTTGCCATTGCTGTAAAACTTAATCCTGAAAACACACAGTACATCGAAAACCATGGAAGGGCTTTGTACAAATTGCATGAATATGCGTTGGCAACAGAACAATTTGCCAGTTACCTGAAATTAGAAGCCGATAACAGCGACATTCATAATCTTATTGGGTTGTGTAAGTATCACGAGGAAAATTACAAAGGTGCCATCAAGGATTTTACGAAAGCTATAGAGCTTAAAAATAACGAGGCTGTTTATTACGATAACCGGGCTGCAGCAAAAGAGATGATTGAAGATTACGAGGGAGCCATTGCCGATTACAACGAATCCATTCGGGTTTATCCAAATGATGCCAGTGTATTTTACAAACGGGGCATGATCAAAATCCATACCTCGCGCAAACTGGATGGCTGCCTGGATCTGTCCACGGCCAAAGACATGCAATATGAACCAGCCAAGGAAGCCATTATGAAGAACTGCAACTAG
- a CDS encoding sensor histidine kinase, which translates to MTLTFNSLTSDKDFLERILDFLPYPFILSELKAGTYRNFYLNRKFYQEIGYGLEEIPTIDAWFLHAYPDEKYRQEVMSGWSIKLAAAQEAREDAVMMKVLIQTKLNGMRWYEVKASIIDNMQVVAFVNIHEEVLQQQELKKLNENKNQVLSVLTHDLRSPIQSLQGIMKLAFRDDLSQAEFIKLLRDLHERSRNILDLLDTTLLWAKSNFNTIQFKRIQVDVKQIAQQVLLAYDNFVQIKQLHVALNVAEDKPISDPDVVNIVLRNLISNAIKFTPMGGRIEIRGAEHNGFYELVVQDSGIGMDPEVVRKVMAETGISSRGTLNEHGIGIGISLCLQLLSRINGVLSIASEPGQGTRVQICF; encoded by the coding sequence ATGACATTGACATTCAACAGTCTCACTTCTGATAAGGATTTTCTGGAACGAATTCTGGATTTTCTACCCTATCCGTTTATACTTTCTGAACTCAAAGCGGGCACATACAGGAATTTTTACCTCAACCGAAAGTTTTATCAAGAGATAGGGTATGGCCTGGAGGAAATTCCTACCATTGATGCATGGTTTCTTCATGCTTATCCAGACGAAAAGTATCGACAAGAAGTGATGAGCGGATGGTCGATCAAGCTTGCTGCGGCCCAGGAGGCGAGGGAAGATGCCGTCATGATGAAGGTATTAATCCAGACAAAATTGAATGGTATGCGGTGGTATGAGGTTAAAGCCTCCATCATCGACAACATGCAGGTTGTGGCTTTTGTTAATATCCATGAAGAAGTACTTCAGCAACAAGAACTGAAAAAGTTAAACGAGAATAAAAACCAGGTGCTTTCAGTTCTTACACACGATTTGCGTTCACCTATTCAAAGTCTTCAGGGTATTATGAAGCTAGCTTTTCGTGATGATCTTTCGCAGGCAGAATTTATTAAACTTCTTCGTGATTTGCATGAGCGAAGTCGAAACATACTTGACCTGCTGGATACCACCTTACTCTGGGCTAAGTCAAATTTCAACACCATTCAGTTTAAGCGTATACAGGTAGATGTAAAGCAGATTGCTCAGCAAGTACTTTTGGCATATGATAATTTCGTTCAAATTAAGCAACTGCATGTGGCGCTGAATGTAGCGGAGGACAAACCCATCTCAGATCCTGATGTTGTCAATATTGTTTTGAGGAACCTGATATCCAATGCCATCAAGTTTACCCCAATGGGCGGAAGAATTGAGATCAGAGGTGCTGAGCACAATGGTTTTTATGAGCTTGTTGTTCAGGACTCAGGTATTGGAATGGATCCGGAAGTTGTTAGAAAGGTGATGGCCGAAACCGGCATTAGTTCACGCGGAACATTAAACGAGCATGGCATTGGTATTGGCATTTCACTTTGTTTACAATTATTGTCTCGAATAAACGGAGTGTTATCCATAGCGAGCGAGCCTGGACAAGGTACGCGGGTGCAGATTTGTTTTTAG
- a CDS encoding DUF4407 domain-containing protein, with protein sequence MQRITSFFLFASGVDRKLLDECPTETSKYVGIGATIFFTGVFASLAAGYALFTVFNSYWIAGLLGLIWGLMIFNLDRYIVSSLRKENNSKREWIMATPRFVLAIAISLIIAKPLELKIFEKEIEPELIIMEQEVYLRQENETRNRFSPTLSSIQHQINELKTEIFQKEQQRDALIKEAQQEADGTGGSKRRNLGPIYKLKKADADKAEVELQELTNRNSTRIKNLESDLNYQDSLMNASLMNLERNKRDGPAARLEALSRLTAQSSAIWWANVFIILLFIIVETAPIMVKLISKSGPYDNLLRITEHQFICKETESVAIATAETKQRTSTLGQTEQVFVNTRLDAEIS encoded by the coding sequence ATGCAGCGTATCACTTCTTTCTTTCTTTTTGCCTCCGGAGTTGATAGAAAACTACTGGACGAATGCCCTACCGAAACAAGCAAGTACGTTGGCATTGGAGCCACCATATTTTTTACAGGCGTTTTTGCTTCACTGGCTGCGGGCTATGCCTTGTTTACCGTGTTTAACAGTTACTGGATTGCCGGCTTGCTTGGACTTATCTGGGGGCTGATGATTTTTAACCTTGATCGGTACATCGTTTCCAGCTTGCGCAAGGAAAACAATTCGAAACGCGAATGGATTATGGCAACTCCCCGTTTCGTGCTGGCCATTGCTATTTCACTAATCATAGCCAAGCCGTTGGAATTAAAAATCTTTGAAAAAGAAATTGAGCCCGAGTTGATAATTATGGAACAGGAAGTTTACCTGCGGCAGGAAAACGAAACAAGAAATCGGTTTAGCCCTACCCTTTCGTCCATTCAACATCAAATCAATGAACTTAAAACAGAAATTTTTCAAAAAGAGCAGCAACGCGATGCCCTGATCAAGGAAGCTCAACAAGAAGCGGACGGAACCGGAGGAAGCAAACGCAGAAACCTCGGTCCCATTTATAAACTTAAAAAAGCAGATGCCGACAAAGCTGAAGTTGAACTTCAGGAACTTACGAACCGGAATAGCACACGAATCAAAAATCTCGAAAGCGATTTGAATTATCAAGACTCGCTGATGAATGCCAGCTTGATGAATCTTGAACGCAACAAGCGTGATGGCCCGGCTGCAAGGCTTGAAGCGCTAAGCCGGCTAACAGCACAAAGCAGTGCCATCTGGTGGGCCAATGTATTTATCATTCTCTTATTTATTATTGTGGAAACGGCCCCCATCATGGTAAAGCTCATCTCAAAAAGTGGCCCGTACGATAATCTGCTGCGCATAACAGAGCATCAGTTTATTTGCAAGGAAACAGAATCCGTAGCCATTGCAACAGCCGAAACCAAACAACGAACATCAACACTGGGCCAAACCGAGCAAGTCTTTGTGAACACCCGGTTGGATGCAGAGATAAGCTAG